In Asanoa sp. WMMD1127, one genomic interval encodes:
- a CDS encoding XRE family transcriptional regulator has protein sequence MRGRRTDPPNPLSASTVDEFGACLRQLKKWAGDPSFGELGRRTGVPRSTLADALSARRARLPRLEVIQVVVRACGGDAGDLARWESGWRRVQERVDAAAVAGREPLGTTLPRQLPRGPTALIGRDQLVDRLGVLQRQHAARANRSMLVMLVGAAGVGKTALAVDFGHRVARNYPDGQLYADFCCATPAQMVTVDEVLPMFLETLGVPRATQPAGVAAQGSLFRSLTYSRRLLVLLDNVRDADHVRPLLTSGPSCATVVTSRDRLSGLVAREDGTRITVRPLDPPDAVDLIALMLQDRRGVQEPEAIFELARLCGYLPMALRTAAANLADRPDWPISAYVATLAASSHPDPAVPLGGAHRQGQAA, from the coding sequence ATGCGGGGGCGGCGGACTGATCCGCCCAACCCGCTGTCCGCCAGCACGGTCGACGAGTTCGGCGCGTGCCTGCGACAGCTCAAGAAGTGGGCAGGGGATCCGTCCTTCGGCGAGCTGGGCCGGCGCACCGGAGTCCCGCGCAGCACTCTGGCCGACGCGCTGAGCGCACGGCGGGCCCGCCTGCCGAGGCTCGAGGTCATCCAGGTCGTCGTGCGGGCGTGCGGCGGGGACGCCGGTGACCTCGCTCGATGGGAGTCCGGCTGGCGGCGGGTCCAGGAGCGTGTCGATGCGGCCGCCGTGGCCGGCCGGGAACCGCTGGGGACGACGCTGCCGAGACAGCTGCCGCGCGGGCCGACTGCGCTGATCGGCCGGGATCAGCTGGTGGACCGCCTCGGCGTGCTGCAGCGCCAGCACGCGGCGCGCGCCAACCGGTCGATGCTGGTCATGTTGGTCGGCGCGGCCGGCGTCGGCAAGACCGCGCTCGCCGTCGACTTCGGCCACCGGGTCGCCCGCAACTATCCGGACGGTCAGCTCTACGCCGACTTCTGCTGCGCGACGCCCGCCCAGATGGTGACGGTCGACGAGGTGCTGCCGATGTTCCTCGAGACGCTCGGCGTGCCGCGGGCCACCCAGCCGGCAGGGGTCGCGGCGCAGGGCAGTCTCTTCCGCTCCCTCACCTACTCGCGGCGCCTGCTGGTGCTGCTCGACAACGTGCGCGACGCCGATCACGTGCGTCCGTTGCTCACCAGCGGACCGTCGTGTGCCACCGTGGTCACCAGCCGGGACCGGCTGTCCGGGCTGGTCGCCCGGGAGGACGGCACGCGGATCACGGTGCGGCCCCTCGACCCGCCCGACGCGGTCGACCTCATCGCGCTGATGCTGCAGGACCGGCGGGGTGTGCAGGAGCCGGAGGCCATCTTCGAGCTGGCCCGGCTGTGCGGCTACCTGCCGATGGCGCTGCGGACCGCGGCGGCCAACCTGGCCGATCGACCCGACTGGCCCATCTCCGCCTACGTCGCCACGCTCGCGGCCAGCTCCCACCCCGACCCGGCGGTCCCGTTGGGCGGCGCGCACCGCCAGGGCCAGGCCGCATGA
- a CDS encoding GNAT family N-acetyltransferase, with the protein MRPTDAPGVVDAHSRFSERTRYLRYFSPYPRIPERDLQRFVNVDHRDREAFVVEIGGRIAAIGRYDRLGPDAGDAEVAFVVEDAYQGRGIGPLLMEYLAAAARDAGITRFVAEVLPANAKMLRVFADFGYEVERRYADGVVHLAFPIAPTESSLEVQWRREHRTEARSIARLLAPRGVAVYGASASGHGVGAAVLGHLRDGGFAGPVVPVHPSAKRVGGLAAVARAADAGVPLDLGVVAVPPESIEAVVDDATRAGLHALVVVSAGFAEVGETAAQDDLIRRAHAGGMRVVGPNCLGIANTDPAVRLNATLAPHLPAPGRIGFFSQSGALGVALLAEADRRGLGLSTFVSAGNRADVSGNDLLQYWRDDPGTDVILLYLESFGNPRKFARLARGIGRDKPIVAVASPARPPGATERGPDPAAVGALFARSGVIRVDTVGELFDVGALLATQPLPGGRRVGIVGNSPALTTLAARACQASGLRVADGYPRDVGPVAGAHEFGDRLAEAAVSPDVDALAVVLAPPLPGQLVDEDADFAATIASVALAGDKPVVVTSLVERVPAGIPAYPSVEEAARALGRVAAYAQWRRQPSGTIPPLSGVDIEAAARAAAQDDREALLAAYGIRLVPDALVDSAPEAVEAATRFGLPTALKAAGLELRHRIDLGAVRLDLRDPEAVRVAYRELAEAFGPQVLVQPMVPAGVACVVEMMEDPAFGPIVGFGLGGVATELLGDRAWRAAPLSDRAAAALVDEPRAAPLLRGYRGAAPVDRDALVDLLLRVGRLADEQPRVRSLALHPVLARPDGLSVLHATMIFGDPGVRPDTGPRHI; encoded by the coding sequence ATGCGGCCGACGGACGCGCCCGGCGTGGTGGACGCGCATTCGCGTTTCTCGGAGCGGACCCGCTACCTGCGCTACTTCTCGCCGTACCCGCGGATTCCCGAACGCGACCTGCAGCGTTTCGTCAACGTGGACCACCGCGACCGTGAGGCGTTCGTCGTCGAGATCGGCGGCCGGATCGCGGCGATCGGTCGCTACGACCGGCTCGGGCCCGATGCCGGTGACGCCGAGGTGGCGTTCGTGGTCGAGGACGCCTACCAGGGCCGGGGGATCGGGCCGCTGCTCATGGAATACCTGGCGGCGGCCGCCCGGGACGCCGGCATCACCCGGTTCGTCGCCGAGGTGCTGCCGGCCAACGCGAAGATGCTGCGGGTGTTCGCCGACTTCGGCTACGAGGTCGAGCGCCGCTACGCCGACGGCGTCGTGCACCTCGCGTTCCCGATCGCCCCGACGGAGTCGTCGCTGGAGGTGCAGTGGCGGCGCGAGCACCGCACCGAGGCGCGGTCGATCGCCCGGCTGCTCGCCCCGCGGGGTGTCGCCGTCTACGGCGCGAGCGCCAGCGGGCACGGCGTCGGCGCGGCCGTGCTCGGGCACCTGCGCGACGGCGGGTTCGCCGGGCCGGTGGTCCCGGTCCACCCGAGCGCGAAAAGAGTCGGCGGGCTCGCCGCCGTGGCCCGGGCCGCCGACGCCGGTGTGCCGCTGGACCTCGGCGTCGTGGCCGTGCCGCCCGAGAGCATCGAGGCCGTCGTCGACGACGCGACCCGGGCCGGCCTGCACGCACTGGTCGTGGTCAGTGCCGGGTTCGCCGAGGTGGGGGAGACGGCCGCCCAGGACGACCTGATCCGGCGCGCGCATGCCGGCGGGATGCGGGTCGTCGGACCGAACTGCCTCGGCATCGCCAACACCGACCCGGCCGTGCGGCTCAACGCGACGCTGGCGCCGCACCTGCCGGCCCCGGGCCGGATCGGGTTCTTCAGCCAGTCCGGCGCGCTGGGCGTCGCCCTGCTGGCCGAGGCCGACCGGCGCGGGCTGGGCCTGTCGACCTTCGTCTCGGCCGGCAACCGGGCGGACGTCTCCGGCAACGACCTGCTGCAATACTGGCGGGACGACCCCGGCACCGACGTGATCCTGTTGTACCTGGAGTCGTTCGGCAACCCGCGCAAGTTCGCCCGGCTGGCCCGGGGGATCGGGCGCGACAAGCCGATCGTCGCGGTCGCCTCGCCCGCGCGCCCGCCCGGCGCCACCGAGCGCGGCCCCGACCCCGCGGCCGTGGGCGCCCTGTTCGCCCGGTCCGGCGTGATCCGGGTCGACACGGTCGGCGAGCTGTTCGACGTCGGCGCGCTGCTGGCCACGCAGCCGTTGCCGGGCGGGCGGAGGGTCGGCATCGTCGGCAACTCGCCCGCGCTGACCACGCTGGCCGCCCGGGCCTGCCAGGCCAGCGGCCTGCGGGTCGCCGACGGCTATCCGCGCGACGTCGGCCCGGTCGCCGGCGCGCACGAGTTCGGGGACCGGCTCGCCGAGGCCGCGGTCTCGCCGGACGTCGACGCGCTCGCCGTGGTGCTGGCGCCCCCGCTGCCGGGCCAGCTCGTCGACGAGGACGCGGACTTCGCGGCCACGATCGCCAGCGTCGCCCTGGCCGGTGACAAGCCGGTGGTGGTGACGTCCCTTGTGGAGCGGGTGCCGGCCGGCATCCCCGCCTACCCGTCGGTCGAGGAGGCGGCGCGGGCGCTGGGCCGGGTCGCTGCCTACGCGCAATGGCGGCGGCAGCCGTCCGGCACCATCCCGCCGCTGTCCGGAGTGGACATCGAGGCGGCGGCGCGGGCGGCGGCGCAGGACGACCGCGAGGCGCTGCTGGCGGCGTACGGGATCCGGCTCGTTCCCGACGCCCTCGTCGACTCGGCGCCGGAAGCGGTCGAGGCGGCGACCCGGTTCGGCCTGCCGACCGCGCTCAAGGCCGCCGGTCTGGAGCTGCGGCACCGGATCGACCTCGGCGCCGTCCGCCTCGACCTGCGCGACCCGGAGGCGGTCCGGGTCGCCTACCGGGAGCTGGCCGAGGCGTTCGGCCCGCAGGTGCTGGTGCAGCCGATGGTCCCGGCCGGGGTGGCCTGCGTCGTGGAGATGATGGAGGACCCGGCGTTCGGCCCGATCGTCGGCTTCGGCCTGGGCGGGGTGGCCACCGAGCTGCTCGGCGACCGGGCGTGGCGGGCCGCCCCGCTCAGCGACCGGGCCGCCGCGGCCCTGGTCGACGAGCCCAGGGCGGCGCCTTTGCTGCGGGGCTACCGGGGCGCCGCGCCGGTCGACCGGGACGCGCTGGTCGACCTGCTGCTGCGGGTCGGGCGGCTGGCCGACGAGCAGCCGCGGGTGCGGTCGCTCGCGCTGCACCCGGTGCTGGCCCGCCCCGACGGCCTGTCGGTCCTGCACGCCACCATGATCTTCGGTGACCCGGGCGTCCGCCCCGACACGGGACCGCGCCACATCTGA